The Candidatus Anoxymicrobium japonicum genome segment CTGATGGACTACCTCCTTGTTTCGTCGGGATATCCATGGGTAACGATCCGCGTCGACCAGAAAGCCCGGTATTTTGACGCTCTCAAGCAAGGTCAGGTCGCGGGTGACGTCTTGCCGTTTGGTGAGTTCATCGTGGAGTTGATAAAGACCGCCGGTTGATAATCGTCAACGGTGATAGCGCTGATCATGCTTGAACAGTTGCCGCTTCTCTTGCCTATCTCCATCGATGGATAGAATTTTAAGATACGGTGAGTGCGCGCGTCACCTGCCGCGCTCCCCGAGCGCATCCTCGAGCGCCTTGTTGATCGCGTCGCTCGGGATCGCGCCCTCACGCAAGACCTCGACACCGGCGCTGATATCGACCACGGTTGACTCCACGCCGCCGGGGCATGATCCCGCGTCAACGACGAAATCCACTGCGTCTCGAATCTCCTGCGCGAGTCCGTCTGCCGCCTGCGGCGCCGGGGCGCCGCGCGGGTTGGCGCTTGGCGCCACCAGATAGCCCGCTTCCTTGATTAGCGCCAGACAGAACGGGCTCGCCGGGATCCTTATTCCAATAGTGCCGCCAGGCTGACAGGGCAACTCCACCACCGGACGCCTTTCCATGACAAGAGTCAGCGGCCCTGGCCAGAAGCGCTCAATCAGAGCGACCGCGGCCGGGCCGTCCGCGACTCCCAGCAGGTTGGCGTCCCTCACCGAGGCGACCTGGACGGGAAGCGGCTTGTCCGGCGCCCTTTCCTTGATGCGCATGACGCGCTCGACGGCGCCGGCATCTGATGCCAGGGCCGCTATCCCGTACACTGTGTCGGTCGGAATGACGCCGATGGCGCCGCCCCGGAGCGCCTCCGCACAACGCTCTATGTCGCCGCGATCGAACTTCTCCTGATCGGTTTTAATGACGAGCACGGCTATCCCCGCCTCGCGCGCGCTATGCGCGGCCTGAGCGCCAGATC includes the following:
- a CDS encoding threonylcarbamoyl-AMP synthase; protein product: MARPRGGRKPRRRGCRRARVRGLVGRRGFRGSGAQAAHSAREAGIAVLVIKTDQEKFDRGDIERCAEALRGGAIGVIPTDTVYGIAALASDAGAVERVMRIKERAPDKPLPVQVASVRDANLLGVADGPAAVALIERFWPGPLTLVMERRPVVELPCQPGGTIGIRIPASPFCLALIKEAGYLVAPSANPRGAPAPQAADGLAQEIRDAVDFVVDAGSCPGGVESTVVDISAGVEVLREGAIPSDAINKALEDALGERGR